The region TTAATATCAATACTGAAACTGGGCGCTTATCAGCTAGGAGACCCAATTTGCAGGTTTACTACTTTTTTCCAATTTTCTGTGTGTTTTTATGAAGAACTTTCCGATTAAGCACAATCTTCATGTTTCGACAAGTCCTTTTTTTGAACCTATCTGAAATCCAGTCTTGTTGAATATTTAGTTAGGTCTATATGAACAGCATATCGATTGTTTTTTCCTCATAGCCGCATCACTGAGTGAAACATGATTTCATTTGTCAATAGAATATATTTGTCTTTTTATCTAATGTCTGCTGCTATGATCTGCCAAAATTTGGCATGGGATTGCCATTTATTAAATGCTTCTGTTGTATGGATGACATAATGAAGTTAGACCAAAGATGATTCAGTTATGTGCTAGTGGTTACGGTGCTTGGCTATAATTTCAAATCCGCTGTTGTATGTTTGCTCTATTTTGCTCTTTTGATGTTAAAACTTACTGGAGCCTATGGAATAGTCATATTGGATGCGccatttgacattttttaatatttttgtatgtGAGGAGAAACTTGAATGTTGTTTTTTGTTCAACTTCATGGagatataataatattaacatcttgcaaatttttttattatacagAACCAGCCTGCCTTGGAGAAGGACAGGTATAAGATTCGTCAGGCGTTTGTTGCTGCACCTGGAAATTCCCTTATCGTTGCTGATTATGGCCAGGTTAGTGGCTTGAGTTATCCATCAAGTTCTCTTGTATTCTTGGTTTGATTGAAATATGTATTCATATTACAGTTGGAACTTAGGATTCTTGCACATCTTGCCAATTGTAAGAGCATGTTGGAAGCCTTCAAAGCTGGTGGAGATTTTCATTCAAGAACAGCAATGAACATGTATCAGCATATTCGAGATGCAGTTGATGAAGGAGAAGTGATTCTTGAGTGGTATCCTCAACCTGGTGAGGAGAAACCTCCAGTTCCTCTATTGAAGGTAAATTTTCTGACATCTTGCCAATTGTAAGAGCATGTTGGAAACCTCAAGTCTTTAATGGAACGAATGCCGGTGTTGAACCCACTATTCCTACCTGCTACTTCTGTGAGAttcattttccaattttttaattcttggGAGGTTGGATGAACcgtatttttctatattttttgtcGATCTAGGGAGGGTGAGGAATGTGAGAATGATTTATATGGTTGGATGATACAAAACCAGTGAAAGCCTTTAAGCAATGAAAAATCAAGTTAATAGTTTGTACTGTTCCAATGGGCATTTAATAGGGTCATAATAGGAATAATTGTCATAGTAGCAACATAACAAATAAATAGAATAGTCTCTTCCATGGCGAAATAAAATAACTTTGGACAGTCGTGGTCATAATAAAATGAAGGCTTATAATATATTGGAAGTAGGAACTAATACTGTGGATATTGtaaattatatttctaaaaaccACGGTTCTTTAGTAATAATCGGATGCTTCTAGGGATTGCCAAGGAGCTGTTCACTAATAATCAGATGGTTCCAACCTTCTCTTTCTCTTATCTTTTGTACTTCGAGAAAGATGTAAAGGAGAAGTGGGCTGTCAGCTTTTACTTCCTGCGTCACAAGGCTAGCACTTGACCATTAGTAGTGTGTTCCAGTGCTATCTTTCGAACCTTGATATTTCTATATGTTTATGCATGAATTGGTGATTAGCATTTGTCTTGTGATGAAATATTTATCAAACTgcctaaaatttatttttcaggaTGCTTTTGGTGCTGAAAGAAGAAAGGCTAAAATGCTCAACTTTTCTATTGCTTATGGAAAAACACCTATGGGTCTTGCCAGGGATTGGAAGGTAAGAAGCAGGCATTACATTATATGTTTCTCCAGCCTCTGATCGCAATTGAATAAATTTGACGCTGGCTATGCTgttaatctttatttttttaggtcTCTGTAGAGGAGGCTCAGGAGACTGTTGATCTCTGGTATAAAGAAAGACAAGAAGTGCTTCAATGGCAGGAAACTCGCAAGAGAGAAGCGAGAAAAGATGGACGTGTTCACACATTACTTGGACGGGCTCGTGTCTTTCCTTCACTTGCTAATGCAAGTAATGCTCAAAAAAGACACATTGAACGGGCTGCTATAAACACACCTGTGCAGGTTCGTTCATTTTATTGGCGAACTTAAATTTGATATGCTCTTTTGCTTTCTATCCATGATTTGGTGGGTTGTTACAGGGTAGTGCTGCTGATGTTGCTATGTGTGCCATGTTACAAATATCACGTAATCAACGTCTACAGAAACTTGGATGGAAGCTTCTTTTACAGGTACAAGTTGTTCTTTGTCTGCATTATTTCTGTAGCTCTATCAAAAGGCTTTGTTTCTTCTCATATTAGAATCTCGTCCTGTGATTTGAACCAATTGCTCAGTTGCTATCATTTCTAAAATgggatttaatttcaaaactacATGCACTGTCTAAATAGATTTATGCTTCATTAGTTATACTCTCAAATTTATTGCATTTACGTAAAAGATACGCATTTAGACCGTAATAAGACGATTATCTCGAACTTATTTTCCTTGAAATATTTATTATGTTAAACAGCTTTGCTTCGAGCTTGACTTCAATTATTGTAAAAAATTCTAGCACCGTGTCTAATATCTCCATCTGGTTGTGTTTTGTCGGTGCTTGAAACAATTTTTTCTTCTCCATATTACTTTTTGTAGGAACCTTTCTATAATCTCTCAATTATTACTCTTGAATTTACATAGTCAATTTTTGTAACTCTTTTCAGCTTTTGTAATTaagtttgttttgtttgtattttAGTTTGAGTGGTACCTAAAATTGTATAGGGTTGAGCAAAAGCTATCTCGGAGTTGCATCTTTGCTACCATCAATaattgggttaattcctaaaaaaatcacgaactttacacgaagtttcattttaatcatgaactttaaaagttgtcatttaaaagcacgaactttcattttgtttcaaatctatcgccaaagtaaaatccgatgtattttatcgaacaaaaaattcctaatcctatatactctaactaaaagataataagatttaatgtcgatttataatttgggtctttcattaatagtttattgaagaatttagttaacaaaaatacactgaaatgatagatttgaaacaaaatgaaagttcgtgcctttaaatggcaacttttaaaggtcatgattaaaatgaaacttcgtgtaaagttcatgatttttttaggaattaaccctcaataatttgtatatatattcttttgaaATAGTCCTGgctattaaaaaatttagcaaCAAAAATATCCCAGCTAGGATTGGAAGtgaaaaaaatgtgaaaggttgaTCCATATCAAATCTTTTGAGAATAAAATACGGTATTGATATTCAAATGTATTTACTTTGGAGACTTGTGCATCATAAACTTTATCTTAGCAGCTTTGgaaaaaattaactttatatGAAAAACAGATTCATGATGAAGTAATCTTGGAAGGACCTTCGGAGTCTGCTGAGGTTGCTAAGGACATCGTTGTCGAGTGCATGTCCAAACCCTTTTTTGATGGAGTGAATTTTCTCAAAGTTGATTTATCTGTTGATGCAAAATGTGCTCAAAACTGGTACTCTGCAAAGTAATATTTCAGTTCCGTTTGAAGATCAACGTTCATTGGAATCAGGTTTCATATTCCTCGGGGCGAAGTTCTGCCATGAAAATATTGCAATGCTGTTTGGTGAATAGTAAGTACTCTTCTTTGAATATAAATGCAAAGCACAATGATCAAGTTTGTTAAGCAGCAGCACAGTTTTGGTCAAGGATAGGATGCAATTACGCATCTCGTGCTGCTCTGGCGGCATTCTTTTGGTAAATTCAAGGAAACCGACTATGAAAATGGAATACAATTATTTTCCTGTAAAATTCCAGGCGGTGGTGAGAAGGATCGTCTTAGATCCCTGTACTATTTTAATCTGTACAATTGTAATGAGCTTTTGACGAGTGAAGGGTATCATTTTTCTGTAAATTCCTTGATCTTGTAACCCCCAtgttaatgttaattttatccTGTGTTAACTGCCtttatatttacatttattttcaTAAGATACTATCATTTTGCCGTTTATGATTATAAATTGAAGGTTAAAAGAGGAAATTTTACTTATACATGAAGAAATAAGTTGGAATTAAATTTCAGTGGATCCACAGAACACAGATtgtatataatcaaatcaatgaGTGTTGTAGCTTTACCATATTGATCAAAAGATTTGTACAACAAAAAAAGGAGAGAGTCTGATGACTACTTGTCTTGTAATTCGATTTCCCAGGCAGATGCTAACTGCATTAGAAGTTGATCAGGTGTAGCACCTTCCCAGTCTTCAGGAAGATCCATTGTTGTAGAAGCTTCATGTAAATTAAATAGAACTTCTTTCTTCAATTCCATTGGAATGCCCAACACATCGGCTCCATTTTCCATCACTAACTCTATCAACTGCGCACACAGTTATATCAAACAAATTAGCATCACAATATCATCAATTTTACATGCAAAATATACCGATAATTTATAGACGGCAACGGCAAGTATAAGAATTATAGACCGAGACCAGAAAGCATGCACCAATAGTAACATAAAATCCACCGACTTCGCCATTAACTGAAATTCAATCCCTAGAACAGTCGACCTACACTTACTACGTTCCCAATTCCCAACCCTTCAAAGCCTATGATAAGTCCAAAATCCAGCCTGATCATATTGCGGTTTACCGTCTTTTAACACTTTCACCAATGACATACTGCATTTTAAAAAAGTCTAATTGTGTTGCTTACATAAAAATGTGCAACTTCTAAAAATCAGTCGTGTAAAAAACCATGGTGTTGTATCTATCAGTATAAGAAAAGGGCGGTGGTCGTAAACCATGGTGTTGTATCCAATATAAATACATTAGGTATACTGTTCATAGAATATTAATAGGTTTCTCTATTAAGATCGGTAAGCATGATCACCACGGTAGACTCCATTTGCATTTATCATATCCAAGGTTGAAAGTATTCTGTTTTAGTGAGCTAACTTAGAGTTTGACCACAGTAAATCTCTCCCTCTCGAATTCTAGAGACACTGGCTTCAAAAATTGTGCAGGAAATGATAACTGCAAAAGTTATTCAGTTAGTATAAATTCAATAGAGAAAAATGCATACCTGATGAATCCAAGACAAACAGATGTCAAACAAGTTCTGTTCCAGCAGAAATTGCACGATGGCATTCAACACTTCGCATGCCGTCTCATTTGAAAGCTGATCAATCACGGGACCTGATCTATCCATGAGCTTTACAAGCAAGAAATCATCCCCAGTAGATACAACTTCAGCATAAGCTGTATCAATATCTCCCACTTTAATGGCATCCATTGCATTGCTCCAAGATGTCCAAATAGGATCCCGCTCAGGCCCACCATTATCATCTCCCATAGCTTCTGCCGTCAACTCAGGGATGGCAACTCTTGCTGTTCGAGATATCCCATTGTCCTCTCCAGCAACCCGAATTGCTTCCAAAGTAGCTTCATCTTTGGAGGCTTGCCAGACACTTCTAGCAGAAGGTCCCTCACCAAGCCTAGCTGGTCCACCCCCTTTATCCCACGCTCTCCTGCTGCCAACCTGGTCACTTTCAGGTTCCGATTTGGGTGATCGTGATCTTCCATCTACAGATCCACCACTAGGAGGTCTCCTTGAGCTAATTTGCCCATTCCTGGATGGGCCATAAGCTGGAAAATCCCAAGCATCAGACATATCAGGTCTCCATTGAGAGCCTCTTCCTCTCATGCCTGAAGCACCAATTTCAGATTGGGTAAATCTATCACCAAAAGGACCCCGTGCATTATACTTTGCACCGGAGTACTCATATTTCCCTAAAGGTCTATTAGATCCCTCAAAACCCATTGGATAATTACTACCTCTTCGTCCGGATGAAATTGACAAATCCCGTGCCATGTCTTCAACAATTCTCTCTAGGCCCCTAACTCGGTTTTCCAAAGTTACCATGCTATCATGAGACCCACCCATGAAATCCTGCAATGTTCATCAGCATCATTAAAACATAAGTATGCATGATGAGGGCAATTTTTTAGTTCAAAAAACTTCCTAATTACCTGCAGCATATTCATGATATGAGATTGTTGTCGCTCCAACTGAAGTAGCTGCCTTTGGATAGCCAACCAATTTCCTTTACTATGAATAAAAGATCCTTCAGATTGGCCATCAGATTTAGAGAAACCCGCACGGCTGCCAGATGATTCCCTAGGATTTACATCAAGCCTGTCATCGTCAAATGCTCTACTTCTTGAATCTTTACCAGCATTTCCTCTTTCAATGTTGCGGTGCTTACTGAAAGATCCATGGAGATCATCTGATTGGCTGTTTCCCATGTGGTTTGACCTTAGCCTTGATTCTGAATCACGTGATTTTGGGTCTTCATCGTTCAAATTTGAGATGTTGATGCATCTACGAGGAACAACAACTTCTACAGGCAGATCATCAGATCCCCTTGTTTCAAGTTTCTGAAAGAATTCTGGGTTCAAGTCTTTTTCCGTCAAGGCAGGTGCCCTCTTTTTCAATATTACAACTGCTTTGTCAGCAATGCTTCCAGCTTTGCTTTTTGCAACAGAATCCGTATTCAAGGAAGAAACCTTGGATGAATCTTTTGCCAAAGGCTCTACTTTCTGGTCACCATTATTTGAAATCTTGCCTGGCAACTCCAAGTTTTCTGGAAGGCTCCCATCTGAACATTAATTACAAAGAAAAACATGCAAAACGCAAGATAAGACATTGGAAGTTTAATTAACATATGTAATTACTTAAATGATGCCCACCACGAGAGGAAGCCTTTTGATCATCCACGGTACTATCTTCAGCTTTTCCTGCAATCTTCTTCCATAGTTGCAATGCCTCTGTCATACTATCTCTGACAGGCTTTATCTGTTAAAACAATTACTAAGTGAATAGGATACGTTGATAATATAACAGTTCCCAGGGAAACATCAAAGGACAATAAATCCATCTATCCTAATCTTTTAAAACACAATACTGAGCCTGAAGTAAGAGCTCACAGTGCTTGAAACTAGCATATTTTTTATAACGCTACAGACCCCGCACAACACCATTATTACATACTCACAACATGAGAAACATACTGATATAAGAGATGAGAGAAGTTAGCAAGTTTTAAATCTATTCCTTAGACCAGTAGATATGTAATACCCAGACAACTAACTGAAATTTGATGATGCCTTTTAGTAGTAAGATTAGggtaatatcaaattaaaagcTTAGTTGGGTTGAGTAtgaatcaaatattttattaataaagagACCAAAACATCTTATAAAGAATGAATATGAACAGGTCAATCTATATTGCCCGAGTTATTTTTACTTCATCATACCAAAAAGGTTCATGCTTCCGCTACTGTTACCCATGGTTTAATTATCTTAGACATGAGGAAATTGAAAAGTTATAAGCCTTTTGCTAtcttcatttaaaaattattttattttatcatgtcaGGAAGGTTTAGAGAAAAATTTTAGGAAGGTCTTCAAATAGTTGTTGAATAAATGCCATGCAAATCATCATCAGTGACCAATGACTTCTGCTATCATTTATTGAACAGCATTCTCTCTAGTCTCTAACACTATGAGAAGGTTACTGACAGGGGTCAAGCATAATTACACAAATGAGTGATATAAATAAGCTACCTTGTCAAATCGGCAAGACTCGAGCACCGTGACAGTGGAATTCGCATCTCCGTCTCCAATCAAGCTTCTTGAATGCAATGCTAAGGCAATCAGAGTATCGGATGCAGCCTTACGTGTTGCCCAATCTGTACTTCCAAGACAGTCATAAATACTTTGCAACAATGGATCTAACCCTTGTGGTGCAACTGCTCCAACCTGAAAAGAGTTCACCTCATTTAAATTCCAGAATCCTGTTCTCTTAATGGCAAGGACTACAAAAGACATTTTCAATGAAATTCAGTACTTTCCTTTCACACAGAAAGTTAGTTTTCTAtatatgccaaaagtttaagcACATTCTGTAATGTGAAGCTGAGTAGCTCGAGACCTTAATGCACATTCAATATATCACAAGTAAAGGTAGAAATGTGTCAAAATTAACTGTTTGGGACTCGTGTCAAGAAGCCAACTTCATGGTAATCATTTAGTTGCAATCAAAAACTAAAGCTCTCATTAAGAATCGTGCAGTATGAAATTCCAAAACAAAAATGATTTAAACAGTTGCTTAAACCTGCGACAAACTTGCCACAACACCCAAAATTGCAGTTTTGGCATGAAAGTTCTGCCTAGCCAACAATTTACAAACCCGGGGGGACAGCTGCCTAAATGCTTCCAGAGTTATGCCTTCTTTCACAGTACATTCTACCATCTTAGCCATGCACATAGCTGCACCCAGTTGCACCACTTTGTTCTGCTGTCGCATGGCCTCAAACAACGGCCTAACAAACAAACGTACCCTACCCTTAATCCCTTCTTTTCCCTTCAAATATAAACCTGACAAATCCCCAATAACATCACAACATGCATTTCTGATGCTTGAGTCAGATTCTTTCAACATTTTAACAATGTGAGCCATGATTTTGGTCAAGCGAGGTAATGTTAGGTCATGATGAATTTGGCAGCATAAAGACAGTAAGTGGAGAGAATCCTTTTTTACAGTGGATTTGGAAGTGGGGTCAGACGAGCAACCGTATAGGGAATTTAGGAGCAAGGGAAGAGCATTGGGAGACAAGGAATGGATAATGGAATGGAGATCTTGAAGTGCGACCTCATGGGTGTCACGGTCATCAAGCTTAGACAGAGAAAGTAGGATTCTTTGCTTGAGTGCAACGCTAGCAAAGTGGGAGGAAATAGGGGAGAATATAGAGGAAGGTGGTGATGAAGATAGGTTCAGGCGCTTTGTGGGATTTGGAGAATTGGACGCTTGTGTGTCCATGTCATATGGCTTGCAGAGACAgggatattaatttttttaaatgaagtgaaagaaataaaaaatcagagCTAAAAGATTGTCAAACTTAGCAAATGAGGCTTCACAAAATGCGGCACTGTAAATAAATGAAATGATTAGATTTGTAATCCAAATTGTCTCTATGTTTCctatattttatcaataatcaattttttcttcAAGGAGATAAATGCCACCATATTTCCACAGCCCTAATTAGAAATTTCAGTTCCTCCACATTACCACCCAAATAAACCACACAAGCCAGCTATATTTAGCATATAGGTAATACAACAATATAGTCAAATTTGCTTCATCAAacacaaaatatatcaaaatccCAAATTCATATTCCTTTCTAAATCATTTGTCtaaatattatcaaattttcTTCACATGTAATATGCAGATGCAGCACAAAAACAATCTACattctaaacaaatataaaccacATGCTAATCGACCAATTGATGAAACTGCATTTCTAAACTTGCCACAAACCaaaatgctaaaatttattattcaacACAAAAAGCTCAAAATTCAATAATGTATAATCTAAATCTATGTAACACATTGAGTCTCCATATCTTTCCCTACAATTCTTATAGGAACCGAATTAagaaaattctaaattaaatcaccaaaaacaaaacaactCATCTTCAAATTATCAtaaaaccaaacacaaaaagATTCAAATCAACCGCATTGATATCAACTTAATAACAATCAAACACATTGCATCCGGCATTAAAGCTACACAAACCTGTGATAAACTCGTGACGACCCCCAACAAAGCAGCTTTAGCAATAAAATTCTGCCCATTCAACAGCTTACAAATCCTCGGACACAATTTCTGGAATGCCCCAATTGGAAcacaaccaccaccaccaccatcatTACCCCCTCCTGCCGCGCAATCCACCATTTTTGCCATACAAACTGACGCAGCAGATTGCACACTTTTATTCTGCTCTCCCATGGCCTCAAACAAAGGCCTAACAAATAACCCCACCATGGATCCCCCGccatcaccaccaccaccgtTACCATTACCCTTCAAATACAACGATGACAAAGCCCCAATAGAATCCCTACAAGCATCTTTAACACTAGAATCCGAATCCTTAAGCCTCTTAACAATGTGGGCAATAATTTTAGTCAAGTGGGGCACAGTTAAATCCCTATGAGACTGGCAAATAAGTGAAAGTAAATGCAAAGACTCCTTCTTTACCGAGGGTTTGGCACTGGAAGAGTCAGACAGTGAGTCATAAACCGAGTTGAGCAACATGGGAAGAGCTTCGGGTGAAATGGAGTGAGTAATGGAGTGAAGATCTTCAATGGCAATCTGGTGGGTGTCACGGTCAGCAAGCTTGGAGATTGAGGTTATGATTCGTTGCTTGAGTTCAACATTGGCTAAGTGGGTTGATAATGAGGAAGATCTTGAGGtgggttgggtttgatttgAGGGTTTTGTTGGGGGTTTTGATGATTTGGGTGGTTGTGTACTCATTTTTGCTGATGGGTATTGCAGAAATGGATTGTTTTTGTGCAGAGGAATGGATTTTTGAAGTGAGAAGAAGGCTAAAATAATGGAGTTGAGGTTGTAACGTTTGATTGTTTGTGCGCTCCACCACCAGTAGGTGAGATTGAGATCTGAAGAGGAGGAGGAGTGTGAGAGTGAGGGAAAAGAATAACAAAAGGTgggttctttttgtttttttgaaaatcaaatgtgttttcttttgttacatgtaaaatatttaaaatggatcaagtatatttaaatatgaaatagtAGTAAGAATCACTAGAATATTTAAAGTTAATGAAGTTCATGATATAAGGTTACATGTTTAAAAATGAACaccaaatattaacaaaaaaatttaattgtcaatggaattaaaaataaaatattaaattgtttaatttttaaatagaatattaaattgtgaataatgatatatatataagagCCATGTTAATTTTCtcatcaattaaatattaattcatatattttttattaattaataaaatttaatctaacTATGTTATACATAATGTCATAAATAAATGATCCATAATTATTATTGGTGAGTTTAgtttatatagatat is a window of Mercurialis annua linkage group LG2, ddMerAnnu1.2, whole genome shotgun sequence DNA encoding:
- the LOC126667999 gene encoding microtubule-associated protein TORTIFOLIA1 → MSTQPPKSSKPPTKPSNQTQPTSRSSSLSTHLANVELKQRIITSISKLADRDTHQIAIEDLHSITHSISPEALPMLLNSVYDSLSDSSSAKPSVKKESLHLLSLICQSHRDLTVPHLTKIIAHIVKRLKDSDSSVKDACRDSIGALSSLYLKGNGNGGGGDGGGSMVGLFVRPLFEAMGEQNKSVQSAASVCMAKMVDCAAGGGNDGGGGGCVPIGAFQKLCPRICKLLNGQNFIAKAALLGVVTSLSQVGAVAPQGLDPLLQSIYDCLGSTDWATRKAASDTLIALALHSRSLIGDGDANSTVTVLESCRFDKIKPVRDSMTEALQLWKKIAGKAEDSTVDDQKASSRDGSLPENLELPGKISNNGDQKVEPLAKDSSKVSSLNTDSVAKSKAGSIADKAVVILKKRAPALTEKDLNPEFFQKLETRGSDDLPVEVVVPRRCINISNLNDEDPKSRDSESRLRSNHMGNSQSDDLHGSFSKHRNIERGNAGKDSRSRAFDDDRLDVNPRESSGSRAGFSKSDGQSEGSFIHSKGNWLAIQRQLLQLERQQSHIMNMLQDFMGGSHDSMVTLENRVRGLERIVEDMARDLSISSGRRGSNYPMGFEGSNRPLGKYEYSGAKYNARGPFGDRFTQSEIGASGMRGRGSQWRPDMSDAWDFPAYGPSRNGQISSRRPPSGGSVDGRSRSPKSEPESDQVGSRRAWDKGGGPARLGEGPSARSVWQASKDEATLEAIRVAGEDNGISRTARVAIPELTAEAMGDDNGGPERDPIWTSWSNAMDAIKVGDIDTAYAEVVSTGDDFLLVKLMDRSGPVIDQLSNETACEVLNAIVQFLLEQNLFDICLSWIHQLIELVMENGADVLGIPMELKKEVLFNLHEASTTMDLPEDWEGATPDQLLMQLASAWEIELQDK